The window GACAAAGAGTGAATTAAGGTAAGATTGTTCAATTTGTCGTTTTGTATTGAATAAActgatataaaaataataattatttttattatttatttagggATGATATTCAAATGTCAATGAATGAAGTGTTGAAGGAAATTAATGGATACCGAAGATGTAGTGAATTGGTCATATATTTTTGGACAtgttattttatatttgtaattttggATTTGTCGTATTTTGCATTTGTAATGTTGGATTTGTCTTTGTAAGATTGTTGGAATTGTCGTTTTGTAATATTGGATTTGTaatgttggatttttaattttttagtttctAAAAGACTAAGTTTTAAGctttttaaagttattaaaaattGTCTTTTTGCTATGGACAAAGcagttttttaacaaaaaaaaaaatgaattttaagCCAATAAACCGGGGGAACGGGGGCGGGACCGGGGGATGTGTAAACGGGGGGACCGGGGGCGGGGGCAACAActgatttcgggggcgggggtggGGGCAGCTATTTCCGctcccgtttgcccccgttgacattcCCAACAAAAAATCACTTTTCCGGGTATAGTCACGCATTCCGCGGAGGAGCCTCTATGGGGCTCCGCGGAAGGAAGAAATCTCCACGGAGAgggggtatttttgtaatttcaCCCCTCTCCTCTTTGACAAAAATGGTACCCTCTTTGGTCCCTCATTGTCCTTTGATTCCTCTTCGACTTCGACCTTCTATCCGTGACGACTTCAAACCCGGCGACGACGACATCAAACGACGTCATTTTCTGGCGAAATTTGGCACCAATGGAGGGCAATTTCCCCAATATCTTCGCCGATGGATCCGGCACTCGGGTATTTCTCACATTCCCCTCTTTTGATTAATGtcatattgtgtgtgtgtgtgtgtgtatatatatatatatatatatatatatatatatgtgtgtgtgtgtgtgtgtgtgtgtgtgtgtgatttaaATGTTAAGAAAATTGATTATCGTGAATATATACAGATTTTGATTTGGTAGATGTTAGGATTAACATGTCATTTGAATTTTGAGAAGATCCATTCCATGGAGATGTACGCCATTCCGTAGAGGGTCCTCTGCGGATTGATGTATTGCCTCCACGGATTAAATTAAATGACCAAAAATGATTCTCCGTGGAGCTTTAGGCCACTTCGTAAAGGGGTCTCCGCAGAATGACCTGTAGCCTCCGCGGAATGACCTAAAATGgtttttttccctttttttgtCCTTTTATATGAactatttattattatataacaGTAGGTTGCTATTTATTTCATAAACCGAATTAGAAAAGTAATTTTGAAACCTTGTTTATTTTCAATTACTAACATTTTATATGAAATTAAATGTATATATTTTGTAGCGCGATAATCTCAATCAAAAAGCAGATTTAACTTTAAAAGACATGGTGGGTACGATCATTAAAGATTATTTTTCGCGCCTAGCACAATCGCAACGAGTATTATTTGAAGCTTCACCGTTTGGAAGATTCTTAGGAATGCATGTCCCCCATGGTGACCCCTTACTTGTGCATTTGATGATGTTGTATGAAGTAAGGTCTCAACAAGTGTTTGAAATAGGGAGGTTTCTTTTTGAGATACAGGGGATGCAGTTGGATTTTGGTGAAACTGAATATATTTTGATTTGTGGTTTAAGAGTTGGTCCTTATGTGGATTTACTCCATGACGAAAAAGGCCGGTCAAATTCAAATCTTTGGGCTCAGTTGTTCCCAGACATTCCTGATGCACGTTTGCGGCTGAAAGATTTAGAAGACTACTACATTATGTCTCCGAATTATTTATCACTTCAAGATGAAGATGTTGTAATGCTTATCCAACTTGTTTTTATGTTGAAAGGTCTCCACGGGACGTTAAAACGGGCATTCCCGCGGCAGTATACATGCTTGTTGATAATATAGATGATTGGAACAAGTATTACATTTAAAGATTGTGTATAAATACAATAATACCTAATTATAATAAACAAATTGAAAATTGAAGGTTTGCATGGGGTACGTATTTATGGACCTATACTTCGGGGTTGATGTGTGGAATGTTTGAGAATATATAAAATTTTAGAATATTTAAGCAGGCCAATCCCGAATCCAAGAAAGTACACAAGTATACCGTTGACGGTTTTATGCTTCCGTTTAAGGTTAGTTTCTAATGCATTTAAATAGTtatcataattttgttttttatacGATAATAACATTGTACTTCGGTTTGTAGTATATAATATCGTTGTACTTTCATTTTTATACTACAATAGCATGAGACTTGCCTTTGTTTTCCATAGATATGGATTTTAGAGACGTTCCCAGAGGCAACCAAGTTTTATATACGCACACCGACATAATTTCCACGGATGAAGTCGTGGAGAAGTAAAACACTGTTATCTTGGCCTCAACGTCGTCAAATAATCAACGTGTCTTTGGTatgttttttatattatattaagGATTAGATATAATTACAAATTCCAATGTTTTTTCATGTTAAACAAAGAATCTTATTTTTGCAGCCTAACAACCAACCTATTTTGTCGTTGAAAACACGACGGAGCTCATGTTTCCGTTTTATATTCGCCACGTAAATTGGACTCTTACCCATGAAGAGTCTCCCCCACGGCAACAGATTCCACCTATTGTTGCCTCGCCTCCTCGAAGAAAGAAGTACAAGTCGGAAACATCTTCGACTGAATCTGCCACAAATGCTTCTTCCTCACAACATCCTAAAGTAGAAAGAACTTATATGTCAAGCGACACATCAACAAGGTTggtaaagaagaagaagacgagCACAAAGGCATTAGTGAAGTGTCGACTAGGCATTGTGGCTGACTTATCTTCTAAAGTAGACCGTGTATTACAAAAAAAAAGATGAACCAGATACAGGGTTTGGAGAGGAGGAGGGCATGGTAAATGAAGAGGAGGAAGAAACAGATTACCATGGTACATAGTTGGACTATGATGATATATCTACTCATGGTTTGGAGGGGGAAGTTGGGCG of the Lactuca sativa cultivar Salinas chromosome 6, Lsat_Salinas_v11, whole genome shotgun sequence genome contains:
- the LOC111893491 gene encoding uncharacterized protein LOC111893491 isoform X4 — translated: MIQTRLMIQVVESLVHIGVDFFHQQLKLSYALKIGYGRVKSYVVLLMMMMYIPMKTKSELRDDIQMSMNEVLKEINGYRRCSELVIYFWTCYFIFVILDLSYFAFVMLDLSL